A stretch of the Gossypium hirsutum isolate 1008001.06 chromosome D07, Gossypium_hirsutum_v2.1, whole genome shotgun sequence genome encodes the following:
- the LOC107953938 gene encoding N6-adenosine-methyltransferase non-catalytic subunit MTB, with amino-acid sequence MDSPERSSRSHVRRDREDSSDLKSDRAVGDEEECEAIDSRRKHKCSKSRKSSNVEEGEGVESGSSGRRRSSGDRSESRKRSSASTRADTDEDDCDTPKSSRPKQIRRKQEESSLEKLSSWYQDGEIESRQDGTEKSGGKGHAWADETDRKKVASKLSKSKEERSHDGELEKSLDRDSRYSERRESSRDKGHSSSELSRNSRRRWDESDACRKAEENTYEKPDLISGKASDLKYDSARENSASARNEPSESKSIAADSNNEKGAKSSSREERRVDAEKSKSKGRSDALEEDNRSSPLTREDRSGREKIEKHRQQRTPSGRDVDSRERASNVDDDGITWTRDKSSREVGQTNRSRTPERSSRRYQDSDPTEMDFERSSERKTKEIERDDRSKSRGDNWSDRTRDREGSKENWKRRQLSNNEKESKDGDSAYDRGREWDLPRHGRERNENERPHGRPGNRKDGNRGEAVKTSSNFGISNYNYDVIEIQTKPLDYGRAESGSNFPRRSESGQQSDMKSTPNEEEWAYMQENRGRRSDAYGSGPLDEDSRDKYTEESNSTRDPNVPNDELDYNGGKGRGQKLTASGRGFVGQNSSAGSQPPYGNQDVGSFGRVPPQGMKGSRMGRGGRGRPSGRDNQQMGLPMPMMGSPFAHLGMPPPGPMQQINPSMSPAPGPPISPGVFIPPFSPPVVWPGPRAVDMNMLGVPPGLSPVPPGPRFPPNMGGLPNPGMDFNQSGPGRGPSNVSLSNFNGAGPMARGTPPERTSGGWIPPRTGGPPGKAPSRGEQNDYSQNFVDTGMRPQNFIRELELTNVVEDYPKLRELIQKKDEIVAKSASPPMYMKSDLREFELSPDFFGTKFDVILVDPPWEEYVHRAPGVADHIEYWTFEEIMNLKIEAIADTPSFIFLWVGDGVGLEQGRQCLKKWGFRRCEDICWVKTNKTNATLGLRHDSHSIFQHSKEHCLMGIKGTVRRSTDGHIIHANIDTDVIIAEEPSYGSTQKPEDMYRIIEHFALGRRRLELFGEDHNIRSGWLTVGKGLSSSNFNAEAYVRNFADKDGKVWQGGGGRNPPPDAPHLVKTTPDIEALRPKSPVKNQQQMQQQQSTSISLTSNSANRRPAGNSPQNPTVLGLNQEGSSSNPSTPAAWASPMEAFRGREGMNMSSDDRMFDIYGYGSQANGEYLDFESHRPMNLM; translated from the exons ATGGATTCTCCTGAGCGTAGCAGTCGTAGTCACGTACGACGTGATAGAGAGGATAGTTCAGACTTGAAAAGTGATAGGGCCGTTGGGGATGAAGAAGAATGTGAGGCAATTGATAGTAGGAGGAAGCATAAGTGTAGTAAGTCTAGAAAGAGTAGCAATGTCGAAGAAGGTGAGGGAGTTGAAAGCGGTAGTAGTGGAAGGAGGAGGAGTTCTGGGGATAGAAGTGAGAGCCGTAAAAGGTCAAGTGCTTCCACTAGAGCTGATACTGATGAAGATGATTGCGATACCCCTAAATCGTCCCGTCCCAAGCAGATCAGGAGAAAACAAGAGGAAAGTTCCTTGGAGAAATTGAGTAGTTGGTACCAGGACGGAGAAATTGAAAGCAGACAAGATGGCACTGAGAAATCCGGTGGTAAAGGACATGCTTGGGCCGATGAGACTGACAGAAAGAAGGTGGCCTCTAAACTAAGTAAAAGCAAAGAAGAAAGGTCCCATGATGGAGAACTAGAGAAGTCACTCGATAGAGATTCTAGGTATTCAGAAAGGAGGGAAAGCAGCCGCGATAAGGGTCATAGCTCTTCTGAATTATCAAGGAACTCCAGAAGAAGATGGGATGAATCAGATGCTTGTAGGAAAGCTGAAGAAAATACTTATGAAAAGCCTGATTTGATCAGTGGGAAAGCTTCCGATCTGAAGTATGACAGTGCTAGAGAGAATAGTGCTTCTGCTAGAAATGAGCCTAGTGAGAGTAAAAGCATTGCTGCTGATTCAAACAATGAGAAGGGTGCCAAATCCAGCAGTAGGGAAGAGAGAAGAGTTGATGCTGAGAAGAGTAAGAGCAAAGGTCGATCAGATGCCTTAGAAGAAGACAATAGGTCTAGTCCATTGACTCGTGAAGACAGATCAGGTAGGGAGAAAATTGAGAAGCACAGACAGCAGAGAACTCCCTCTGGTCGAGATGTTGATAGTCGAGAAAGGGCATCCAATGTCGATGATGATGGAATAACATGGACAAGGGATAAAAGTTCAAGAGAAGTAGGGCAAACAAACAGGTCTAGGACCCCTGAGAGAAGTAGTAGGCGTTATCAAGACTCAGATCCCACTGAGATGGATTTTGAAAGAAGCTCAGAACGCAAAACAAAAGAAATCGAAAGGGATGACAGATCCAAAAGCAGGGGTGATAATTGGAGCGACAGGACTAGGGACCGAGAAGGTTCAAAGGAAAACTGGAAAAGGAGGCAATTGAGTAATAATGAGAAAGAGTCCAAAGATGGGGACAGTGCATATGACCGTGGTAGGGAATGGGATTTGCCAAGGCATGGCCGGGAGAGGAATGAAAATGAAAGGCCTCATGGTCGGCCAGGCAATAGAAAAGATGGAAACCGAGGTGAAGCTGTCAAGACATCATCAAATTTTGGAATCTCAAATTATAATTATGATGTCATAGAGATCCAAACCAAGCCTCTTGATTATGGAAGGGCAGAGTCTGGATCCAACTTTCCCCGGAGATCTGAAAGTGGTCAGCAGTCTGACATGAAGTCAACCCCAAATGAGGAAGAGTGGGCATATATGCAAGAAAATAGAGGAAGGAGGAGTGATGCGTATGGTTCTGGTCCCTTGGATGAAGATTCAAGGGACAAATATACCGAGGAAAGTAACTCAACACGAGATCCAAATGTACCAAATGATGAACTTGATTACAACGGAGGGAAAGGGAGAGGCCAGAAACTTACTGCATCTGGGCGGGGCTTTGTTGGCCAAAATTCtagtgctggatctcaaccaccTTATGGGAACCAAGATGTAGGGAGTTTTGGCCGTGTTCCTCCTCAAGGCATGAAAGGGAGTAGGATGGGCAGAGGAGGAAGGGGGAGGCCTTCAGGGAGGGACAATCAACAGATGGGCCTCCCAATGCCTATGATGGGATCTCCTTTTGCTCATCTCGGGATGCCACCACCTGGACCCATGCAACAAATTAACCCTAGTATGTCACCTGCTCCTGGCCCTCCAATATCTCCAGGTGTCTTCATTCCACCATTTTCCCCGCCTGTGGTCTGGCCTGGACCTCGAGCTGTTGATATGAATATGCTTGGTGTTCCACCTGGTCTCTCTCCCGTCCCTCCTGGCCCTAGGTTTCCTCCAAATATGGGAGGTCTGCCAAACCCTGGTATGGACTTTAATCAGTCAGGTCCTGGAAGAGGACCTTCAAATGTTTCATTGTCTAACTTTAATGGGGCAGGGCCAATGGCACGAGGAACACCCCCTGAAAGAACATCTGGGGGTTGGATTCCTCCTAGAACTGGTGGTCCTCCTGGTAAAGCACCTTCCAGAGGAGAACAAAATGATTATTCTCAAAATTTTGTTGATACTGGTATGCGACCGCAGAACTTCATCAGGGAGCTAGAGCTTACCAATGTTGTGGAGGACTATCCAAAGCTAAGGGAGCTTATACAGAAAAAGGATGAGATTGTAGCTAAATCTGCTTCTCCTCCCATGTATATGAAGTCTGACCTCCGTGAATTTGAATTGTCTCCGGATTTCTTTGGGACAAAGTTCGATGTTATTCTTGTAGATCCCCCTTGGGAAGAATATGTTCACCGGGCTCCTGGAGTTGCTGACCATATTGAATACTGGACATTTGAAGAGATCATGAATCTAAAGATTGAG GCAATAGCTGATACACCATCCTTTATCTTCCTTTGGGTGGGTGATGGTGTGGGCCTCGAGCAGGGTCGTCAATGCTTAAAGAAG TGGGGTTTCCGGAGGTGTGAGGATATATGCTGGGTGAAGACCAACAAAACAAATGCTACTCTAGGTCTACGACATGATTCTCATTCTATATTTCAGCACTCAAAG GAACACTGCCTGATGGGTATAAAAGGAACAGTTCGTCGTAGTACTGACGGTCACATAATTCATGCCAACATCGACACTGATGTAATTATTGCGGAGGAACCTTCTTATG GATCAACTCAAAAGCCCGAAGATATGTATCGAATCATTGAGCATTTTGCTCTTGGCCGCAGAAGGCTTGAGCTATTTGGTGAAGACCACAATATTCGATCAGGTTGGCTTACTGTTGGTAAAGGACTGTCTTCATCGAATTTTAATGCAGAG GCATATGTTAGAAACTTTGCGGACAAGGATGGTAAAGTGTGGCAAGGTGGGGGAGGACGAAATCCACCCCCAGATGCACCTCATTTAGTGAAGACAACCCCAGATATAGAAGCACTGCGTCCCAAGTCGCCGGTCAAGAACCAGCAGCAGATGCAACAACAGCAATCAACATCTATTTCTCTAACGTCCAATTCCGCCAACAGAAGACCTGCTGGAAATTCACCCCAGAACCCAACCGTCCTTGGTCTAAATCAAGAAGGGTCAAGCTCAAACCCATCAACTCCTGCTGCTTGGGCTTCACCGATGGAAGCCTTCAGAGGACGAGAAGGCATGAACATGTCTTCAGATGATAGGATGTTTGATATATATGGATATGGTAGCCAGGCAAATGGGGAATATCTGGATTTTGAGTCTCATAGACCAATGAATTTAATGTAG
- the LOC107953939 gene encoding protein DJ-1 homolog D, translated as MATSAMSEKRVVLLCGDYAEDYEVMVPFQALLAYGISVDAVCPGKKAGETCRTAIHQLSGHQTYTEIRGHNFTLNASFEDIDHTKYDGLVIAGGRAPEYLAMDAFVLNMVRNFVNSGKPVASICHGQLILAAAGAVGGLKCTGFPAVGPTLIAAGALWIEPDTLAACVVDGNIITAATYIGHPEFIRLFVKALGGTISKSNKRILFLCGDYMEDYEVTVPFQSLQALGCHVDAVCPKKKAGDLCPTAVHDFEGDQTYSEKPGHDFTLTANFEDIDASSYDALVIPGGRAPEYLALDGKVIDIAKHFMESEKPVASICHGQQILAAAGVLKGKKCTAYPAVKLNVVLAGATWLEPEPIDRCFTHGNLVTGAAWPGHPEFISQLMDLLGIKVSF; from the exons ATGGCGACTTCAGCCATGTCGGAAAAACGGGTCGTCCTGCTCTGCGGCGACTATGCCGAGGACTATGAGGTTATGGTCCCTTTCCAGGCTCTGTTGGCTTATGGTATATCAGTGGACGCTGTTTGTCCCGGCAAGAAGGCCGGCGAAACTTGCCGCACCGCTATTCATCAACTTTCCGGCCATCAG ACCTATACCGAGATCCGTGGTCACAATTTCACACTAAATGCATCATTTGAAGATATAGACCATACTAAATATGATGGTTTAGTTATAGCCGGAGGACGAGCTCCTGAATATCTTGCTATGGATGCATTTGTATTGAACATGGTTCGCAATTTTGTTAATTCTGGAAAGCCTGTTGCTTCAATTTGTCATGGTCAATTGATATTAGCTGCTGCCGGGGCAGTTGGTGGTCTAAAATGTACTGGTTTCCCTGCTGTTGGACCTACACTTATTGCTGCTGGTGCATTGTGGATTGAACCTGATACTTTGGCAGCTTGTGTTGTTGATGGTAATATCATTACTGCTGCTACTTATATTGGTCATCCCGAGTTTATCAGGCTGTTTGTGAAAGCATTAGGGGGCACCATATCCAAATCGAACAAAAGGATCCTATTTCTTTGTGGG GATTATATGGAAGATTATGAAGTAACTGTGCCTTTCCAATCACTTCAAGCTCTAGGCTGCCATGTAGATGCAGTTTGTCCTAAGAAGAAGGCTGGCGATTTGTGTCCAACTGCTGTCCATGATTTCGAAGGTGACCAAACTTACAGCGAGAAGCCAGGTCATGATTTTACTCTAACAGCCAACTTTGAGGACATAGATGCCTCAAGTTATGATGCTCTTGTCATCCCTGGGGGTCGAGCACCAGAATATTTAGCGTTAGATGGGAAAGTGATTGATATAGCGAAGCATTTTATGGAGTCCGAGAAACCGGTTGCATCCATTTGCCATGGACAGCAGATTTTAGCTGCTGCTGGTGTTCTCAAG GGGAAGAAATGTACCGCATACCCAGCTGTGAAACTGAACGTGGTGTTGGCCGGAGCAACTTGGTTAGAACCTGAGCCTATAGATCGATGCTTCACTCATGGAAATTTGGTTACCGGAGCAGCTTGGCCAGGACACCCTGAGTTCATTTCTCAATTAATGGATTTGCTGGGTATTAAGGTTTCCTTCTAG